Proteins co-encoded in one Deinococcota bacterium genomic window:
- a CDS encoding RsmD family RNA methyltransferase codes for MSKPRIIGGKAKGRPLETPRSGTRPTPSRVREALFDILAFYPRGRFLDLFAGSGAVGLEAASRGWRSTLVELSRPAAQVMRRNALALGLPAEVVQGDALEYVLENRGAFDVVFAAPPYPLELPLLFQTILDAGVAKSGGLYVFQHPSGLSLELERGGEALAADRRAYGSNVLSLYRLQEAGAR; via the coding sequence ATGAGCAAACCCCGCATCATCGGCGGCAAGGCCAAAGGGCGCCCCTTGGAGACCCCCAGGAGCGGCACTCGGCCAACGCCGTCTCGGGTCCGCGAGGCGCTCTTCGACATCCTCGCCTTCTACCCGCGCGGCCGCTTTCTGGACCTCTTCGCGGGCTCCGGCGCGGTCGGCCTCGAGGCGGCCTCGCGGGGCTGGCGGAGCACGCTGGTCGAGCTCAGCCGTCCCGCGGCGCAGGTCATGAGGCGCAACGCCCTGGCGCTGGGGCTCCCCGCCGAAGTCGTGCAGGGCGACGCGCTCGAGTACGTCCTTGAAAACCGGGGCGCCTTCGACGTGGTCTTCGCGGCGCCGCCCTATCCGCTCGAGCTGCCCCTACTCTTTCAGACCATTCTCGACGCGGGCGTCGCCAAGTCCGGCGGCCTCTACGTCTTTCAGCACCCGAGCGGGCTCAGCCTCGAGCTCGAGCGGGGCGGCGAGGCGTTGGCAGCGGACCGGCGCGCTTACGGTTCCAACGTCTTGAGCCTCTACCGGCTCCAAGAGGCCGGGGCACGCTAA